Genomic window (Pelodiscus sinensis isolate JC-2024 chromosome 17, ASM4963464v1, whole genome shotgun sequence):
CCCCTATTAggcaccctgctctgcccacccGGGGGTTCCTCCCCCGCCCACCTTCCCGGGAAGGCCGACTTACTTGGGCAGAGCCTCCTTGTTGTTCATGTACTCGCTGTACTCCTCCTGCGTGTCGAAGTCCCAGCGGCCCAGGGGCCCCTTCTTGTTACCCTGCAGCAGGAGAGAGGGGTGGGTGCGCAGAACACGGGCCAGGGGAGACGCACAGGCTGGGGGATCTCACTCCAAACCCcgcaggggagcagggagcagtctcctctccccacagcagggccacagggctctgggagcTCCTGGAGGCCGCCTCTCGGGTCGCAGCTCCAATGGGAGAGGCTTCCAGGAACACGCCCAGAACTAGGAAGAGCTGCCCCGAGAGGCCAGTCCCTGGACCCAGTGGGGTCCCTCTCCCGGCTCCTGCTCTCAGGAGCAGCAGGTCTTGAGCTGGAGTCTCTGGTTCATCTTTGCTCActggctggctcctgctcccccaccccctggggcGGGAAGGCTGGAGGCAGCAATAAGCAAAGGCCCGTGAGCAAAGCTAAGAGGAGTGACAGGCCAGGAGCCAACTAGaaccccctgcagccagggctggtcattttcatctccccttcccccagcaaacAGATCAGGAGCAGAGAAACACAAAGTTACACTGTGGAGCCAGgaggccccaccctgcccagagcctgtccctggagccggCTCCTCAGGGGCTGGCAGTCAAAGCCCGGGAATACCTGGTCCATTTTGCTGTAGTCCACCTCTTCGTCGCTGTCCACAGCCATGTCGTCCATGCTGAAAGAAGAGGGGGTGAGCAGGGCAGACGCAGGCTGGCCCTCTGAACCGCGGTTCTCAGACTCTGGGCCGGCAGCGAAGGACTCTACGGACACGCGACTTGCCCGCTGGCCGGGCCGCACGGAGCATCGGCTCCCTCCCCAAGCCGAGCGCCCACCAGCCGGCAGGGCCTGGCAAGTGCCGCTCACAGCCCGAGCTCCGCCCAAGCCCCAGCGCATGGCGCCCCGGCCCCAGGAAGCCCTTACGTGGCAGGGTAGCACTCGGCGTAGCTGTTCGACATCCCAAAGAAGTCACCCAACTGCTTCTTGTCTTCCGGCTTCTTCAGCGTGCCGCGTGCTaaggaaaaggcagcaggaaCGGCCCGCGCGGACAGAGCCAGCGTGGGCGGCAGGCAGGGCAAGGCCCACGCCCACTGGAGCCCCGCCATGCTGGGCCGTACCAGGCGAGGCGCAAGGCTCGGATCCGACAGACCACAAGGGACACACCGTGCGGGtggctttcccaggcagccctcctctccccgagCGTGACCccccgggaggagggggagtcccTTCCTGCCGCAGACGCCCAGCCACACCCAGCGAGACACACCCGGGGCCCCACCACCAGCCAGGCGACACGCGAGCGTGAAGGATATGACTccgctccctcccagccagcggcTCCAGCGAACTTCTCGTTGATGGATTTAATTAGCTCCTTAGCCGAGCCCGGCCCTGTGGACACAGACGACTTGTTAGACTTCACCCTCCCCGGGGCAGCCAGGGGCACGGCCCTGTGCGCAGCGCACAGGCTGGCCGGAGACCTCGCCGAGAGCACCTGGAAGAGGCGCCGTTGGCGGCTAACGGAATCACGCGGGTGAGCCAGGGGCCACTGGGGAGACCCACCAAGGAGGAAATAACCCCGCCCCAAAGGTAAAGGTCAGTCCAGGCAGGGCCCACCGAGTCAGGCCTTCCTGCTGGGACCTGCGGACTAATGCCAGCAGGACGGGCCCCGTTCAAGCAGAGACCCAGCTGACCGGCCATGCCCGGTGGGAATGCATGTCAGGCACCGGCAGCCCTGGCCAGAGTCGCACCTGAGCCCCAGAGCAAAATGCTCTTGAGCCCGTTCCCAATCTTCCGGAGCCAGACGGGCCCCAGTTGCTGGAGGCTTCGGGGCCTATGGGCCTGGattggcagggccaggagctcggCTCGCCACGCAGCCAGTAGGACCTGGAGGCCCCTCCTGTGGGCTGCAACTCAGTTCCCTCTGCCACGCGCCACACACAGCAACTCACCTTTGTCGATATCCAGGGGCTGCAAAGGGAAGAGGAGAACGTTACTGGGGCGGGCGAGGAAACAGCACACAGAGGCCTTggggcccggcctggcccggcccagcccagctgcgCAAGGGTCGCAGGGCTGAGCCTTCAGCGCGCGCCAGGGAAGAAGCGCCTTtcggccccgcctgcccaggcaATTGCAGGAAGGTGGCGGTGCCCGGCCTTCCCACCAAGGGCTGATCAGCGAGACACTGGGCACACGGGAGCTGGGCTATTGGGCAGCAGCAACACCCCTCAGACAGGCACTCGGATCCACCTGCGCTcgcggggcggggctgagccAGCCCATTCCTGCCCCAAACAGGCGACCTCCGCCCAGGGGCCGGGGCAATTCAAAACCTCACGTCCTCCAGAGCGCATCAGCCTGGATTTCCCACAGCGCATCCCTGCTCAGCCTCCATCGCAGAACAGCACGGGGAgatggagcaggctgccagggctCCTGGGAGGGGTACGCTCATTGCAGCATgagcagcctgcagaggcaggtGCCGCTGCCCACGACGGTCCTAGGCCGTACCCGCGTTGGAAGCGAGGCGCGGTACGGAGCccccggggctgggagaggcCTGGCCCATTTGGGCGAAGCAGAAGCCTGGTGGGACCTTCTGTAACTCACCTCGTCATCAACTTTGGGTTTCTCGAAGTAGCTGtgtctcttcttctcctcctcccgttcccgctcccgctccctctcgcgatcccgctcccgctccctctcGCGCTCCCGCTCCCGGTCTCGCTCCCTCTCGCGCTCCCGGTCTCGCTCCCGGTACCGCTCCCGGTCCTTCTCCCGAGGCACCTTCGCCGCGGTTGGCACGTAGTCACCAATGTCTTCAAAGATACTGCAGGTGAAATGTTAGCACTGGGGTCATGGTACAGGCCACAGACCGGCCCCTCGGAGCGGGAGGCTAACCGGGAGCAAGCAGCATGAATCCAGAGACGGCTACAGCACCTGCAAAGTCCCAGCCAGCTGCTCCCCTGTGCTCATCTACCACATTTCTCTCCGCACAAGAGCCTTGTGCTCGGCACGCCGGGAGCCGCACCCCCCTCCCGTGGCTGAGGGCGCCGCAGGCACACCAGGCATTTCACGGTTCGGCCAAACCCATCTCCCCCCCTCATCTGGGTCTCCTGAGCTCTCCCCAGCCGGAAGGGAACGGGGGAACTCTCCGTTCGGAAGCCCTGTATAAAGTAACGGGCCCAACAGAGCCCCCGGCCTCCCTCCGATTCCCCAAACCAACCCAGCCTCTCCCCACAGAAACACCAAGCAGCTCCCTGACCCCCACCTCCCTAGTGCGAGCGGCCAAGGGAGAGCCAGAGGCCAGCCCCGCACCCCCGAGGGGTCACTTACTTCATGTCGGCCTCGGGGGGCTTCTTCTCATCCAGCTTCCCTGCAGGCAGAAGGCAGCAGCCGTCAAGTCAGCCCGCCCGGGGCCTGCTctctctgcacccctgccctggccaacCCGCCACCGAGCTCTGGAGAGCAGGGCTCCAGCCGGCCCCCGGCCCCGTGTACACCTCTTCGCAGGCAGAGCTGCCCCCTACAACTCCCCCCCCTCTCGCGTGGCCAGGGATGGGGACTCCCTTGAGCCCGAAAGGCCCCGTGCAACCCCCATTTAGAGCCTGCTCTCTCAGACTAACCAGTGATTCCCCGGCTCTCCGCAGGGGGCCCACCACGCCATCGGGAGCCACACCACGCCGCCCGCCTCATTCTGTCCCCTATGGCCTGATAGGAGCCATCGCTTCATTTCTAACAACCCTGCCCCATGgagccgccccccagccctgctacggCCCACGCAGCTCCCTTTGCTCCTCTGTAATTTCACAGAGATCAAGCCCCAGCCGGCAGCTGGCCACAGCCTGGCCAGTAACTTTTCTAGCTACGACGTTTCCGCCCCTCTGGGCTACCTTTGTCCTTCTTCTTGAGCTTCTTGTTGCGGGTGCCCTGCCTCAGGTAGGAGAGGATCTGAGTCAGCTTGCTGATGACGATGTCGTTTGTGGTCAGCGTGGTCTGTGCCTGGAGGAGAAAGCGCCGAGAGGACTGACTCTCCGGGAAGAGAGCCCCTAGGAAGCGCAGCCCATCCGTGCTGCCAGGCTCCCGAGCTAGAGCCAAGGCAGGCAGGGCCCACGAGCGGCTTAGTTACCTCCATGGTGGGGCAGTCAGCTTTGCTCCGGATCAGGGTGGTGGGGATATCCGTGTCTGCGTACTCGTCATCCAGATCCACCACGTAGGCCATCCGCCCCGGCAGGTACAGCTCGTTCCGCTCGTACGCCTTCGTCTTGAACAGGATGCGGTAGACGTTGCGACCTGGGGAAGCGTCACACACAGCAGCTCCAGAGGAGGAAACCAAACACCCCCTGACTGCTGCCCAGAGACTCCACCTGCCTCCTGAGAACCCAACCGATCTGCCAGCCCCTCGCCAATCCACTGAGTCCTACACAACCGGCCCAAGGGCAAGCCCCCAGCTGACCTGCTAAGTGTCCTCCAGAGCAtgattccccccagccctccctatTCTCTGCACACCAGCGTCTCACGCCCCAGGACAGCGGCTTTGTACGTACCCAGACGAGTCTTGAATTCGATTTTATTTTCAGGATCTTCATCTTTTCTgaaaggagagaggaaagagTCAGAAGAAGGGCCATTTCCATTCCTGCTCCAGGGCCTACAGAGGCAGCTACGTTGCACTCAGAGGAGGGCTCGGCCTTCTTACTCACTTGGTTTCCTTCTGGGGCTTCTCCAtcagctcttcctcctccttctctttgcTGGCAATCTCAGCACGCACCTGCTCAGAACAAGACAGACGGGAGGGGAAACGCTGTCAAGCCGCTTCTCCCGCTGCAGAAGAGCAgcatccagcccttccctgggctcCAGCACCTTCAATGGACCCACCGTGCTCCACCCCAGCCTCACACAGGGCAACCTGACCCAGGAACAAGCCAAATGggtgcaaagcagcccctggccGTGCTGTTTCCCACTGCGTTCCACTGCTGGACGGGAGCGAGGGGTTGAGAGAAGAACTCCCGGTTTCAGCCACCGCATCATTATGCAGACCGACGTAATTTGTGACTTGGTTTCCCCACGTAAACGGGGGCCAGTATTTGTTTGCTGCACTGGGGATGGAGGTCAGTGGCCCAGCCTGCTGACGAGGACGCTGCTGCAGAGAAGCAAAGCCCTACTGACGTCGTGCCTGCACTCACCTTCTGCAGCAGCGCAAAATCCAGACCTTTCACCAAGTGAGTGTGCTCCATGTCACCACCCAAGAACTTGGACTCCTGGATCAGCTGCCGCCTCTTCTCAGCTGCCGACTTATCCCTGTGCAACGAGGAGGGAGCATGTTACTCAAGCTCCTCTCTGGGCcggagctccctggccactgccCGGACACACGCTCACTTACGCTTCTGCAGTGGGGCCCACTGCCCTGTAGTTGGCCGTCGTGCTAATCAGCTCTGTTTCCTCATAGTCTTTGTTGACTCCGTCTCGTCGCTCCTTGGCTCGATCCCTGTATTTCTCAGCCAGCTCCCTCTCGCGCTCAATCTCCTGCTGACGCAGCTTTGCATAGTAGCTGGGGGCAGACACAGGGTTGTGCTTATAAAATACTGGCCAGGCAACACCAacagctgcaaacagctgatgTGTGATgttctagctctgggagggaggggacagagggcgaatcagcagattcatggtgctccaaaagcgctgggagggaggaggaggaggaagtgtggggctccagtgccccagtgctcGAGAAGTGTGTGGGGTCTgcgggctgcaggtggagctCCAGTTGGCCGCAGGTGCCCACCACTGGCGTAAATGCACCATGAGTTCAATACTTGAAGGGAAATACCGAATGGGGTAAGCGCTCCCACATTGTCCTAACACCCCCACAAAAAGCAGCCACGTCACTCCTCCTAAGGGCAAGCTAAGTTATCTGTGGTAGCATCCTACTGCTCCCCTAGTGCAGCCACTGGGGTGGCTGTGAAAACGACAACGCCCCTAATAGAATGCTTCTAACATCACGGGCGTCCTttcctgtcagcccagagcccacgGATATTCCAGGCCACTTATGGTCCCTTTCCTCATTCTAAAGAAAGCGGCGGCTGACAGGCAGGTGAAGGAGGCTTCTGATACAACACAGCACGTTCCCCAGTcaccttttcttcttcctcctgcgAGCTGCTGGATCTTCATCTTCGTTGTACTCCCGGGGCATCCTGACGAAAACAGAAAAACCACAGTCACCACGAACGGCCAACACCCACAAAACAGGAGCAAGAGGCACTAGAGGCGGCAATCACAGGATCTGGGCCTCAGAGGTCAATCGCTTAGTGTCCAAAGCTACATCTACACCTAACTCAGTTGTACCAACAGTGagggggaaagtggaaggactcAACATGAGAGTCCTCGGGGTTCCCATGCAGGTTTCAGTAAGTCTATTACTTCCAAGCTCTCATTCGCGGTGTTCCTGATTTTATGGTTTCCCCACCCGCAATGTACATACAACATAGAAAGCAAGTAGGTCGGTACCGGAGAGCGAGGAAGAGAGTCGGACGTACACTAGCTGATTGAGAATGAGGAGCTCATGTTCAGTCCAAGAGCAGTGAAAGATTCATGAAATCTACTTACTCATGATGGCGAGATTTGGAGGGCGGCGCAGATGTTGGCGTCGCCCGTGGGGTCATAAGAAGCTTTCGGAAATCTTCATTTGTCAGCTTGGACCTAGCAGGAGGAAGAATCGTGTTTCACTGTAACAATAACGAGACCATCACACACTCCTGCAGAGAGCACATTTGTCTGGTTTTCCCCACAGGTGCCTGGCCAGATTGCGACATTACAGCCTGCACTGGATTGCCCGTATTCACTGGAGTTTCACAGCATTCAAACTGGAAATCAGACGCACATTTTCAAACAGGGAGGCTGACTTACCAAGGGATGCGGTATGTTCTCCATCACTTGGGGTCTTTAAATCAAGGCCAGAGCACTCTCTAAAGTGATGCCTTGTTTAGGTACAAGTGACTGGGCTTAGGCACACTGGCGAAATCGATTATCTGCGTCATGCAGCCTGTCAAACTAGATGAGCATGAACTGTTTCTGGGGTGCTAAGAGACGGACTGCACCACAGAAACAGTATCCAAATCTTTCCTTCCCACAGCACACTCTACAGAGAGAAAGAGCTTTTATACTCACTGATGGAAGGAGTGGGAATCGTCCACCTCATGGCCATCTGGGGCCAGAGGGTTGGAGAACGGCTCACCttagagaagggaaaaaagagagCAGTTGATGCCTACCAATCTGAATGTTATGCTGCCAAGCCCACACCTATCCCATTCCTTGCCTCTTACTGGTACCAAACCACACAAGAATCAAAATCAGATTTCAGCGAGGAGTCCACAGAAAACTagagttcccctctcccccaagtgcAATCAGTTCATCCCTTCAGAGAGCGCACCACCAGACCAACCGGCATTCTCAGCTTGGTCCGCGCTCTGATCCTCACAGGCTATATCAGCTCAGGAGAAGTCAATGCTACTGCTCGGGAATCGCACCCAGTCCCTTGGAGGCAGGCCAGCACTTGGGGAAGGGAATGCTCCGTGTGATTTTAGCGCCAGAAGCagccataagaacagccatactgggtcagaccaaaggtccatctagcccagtagcctgtctgccaacagtggccagcaccaggtgccccagggaggatggaccgaagacaatgatcaagcgatttgtctcctgccatccctctccagcctctgacaaacagaggccagagacaccactcctaccccctggctaatagccttttatggacctaacccccatgaaattatctagcttctctttaaactctgtgctagtcctagccttcacagcctcctctggcgaggagttccacaggttgactacgcgctgtgtgaagacacttttattcgttttaaacctgctccccattaacttcatttggtgtcctctagctcttCCGTCATGGgacctaatgaagaacttttctttatccgcccccCTCGTGATTTACAGACCCCGACCCCCCAGCCTCTGTCTAAGCGGAGAAGTCGCGGTGGCTGGAAGCGCCCCGCACAGGGGCCCGTCCAGAGCCGGTCCCAGCggcgggagggtgggggcagctcgGACGCACCGCCCGGGCTCCCCGAGCGACCCCAGCGGGGCAGGCCGGGAACCGATCGGCCGCGCgaggaccccggggggggggcgggcgctacgccccccccgggacaggaccCGGGCCCCCCCAgagggggccgggcggggcgagGGGCCGTGTCAGTCCTGCCGGGCGGGGCCCGATCCCGCGGCGGCTCGTGACgtgcccgagccccgccccccggcccgacACTCACTGTCTCGCTCCGGCATCTTGCCCGCACAGCCAACGCCACAGCCGAGCACGGACcctacttcccacaatgccccgcgCGCCAGCGGCCCAGCATGCCCCGCGCAGGCAGCGGAACggagctgaggccccgcccccacctggccGCACTGCCGCCCGCGGATTGGCCGGCGCGGTTCGGAGcgggctgtgattggctgcagccCGTGCCCGGCTCCGGGCTACGCgattggcggggagagggggcggcgcGCTGGGAAGATGGCGGCGGCCGCGGCGGTGCGGGGCCTCGGGGGCGGCCTGGGCAGGAACCTCAGGGAGCTGCGGGTCCACCTGTGTCCGCGCGCGCCGGGCAGCCAGGGCGCCAGGTGCGGGCGGGGCCGCCTCCCCGGGGCGCGCGGGCACAaccccgggccgggggggggggcgagaccCGGGccgggggggaagtggggggggcgggatccggggcgggggggatgcggggggggcgcGAGACCCGGGCcgggggggatgcgggggggcgggACTCGGGCCggcagggatgtgggggggaaggCGGGATCTGGGCCGGCGGGGGTGGGACCCGGGGGGG
Coding sequences:
- the IK gene encoding protein Red, which codes for MPERDSEPFSNPLAPDGHEVDDSHSFHQSKLTNEDFRKLLMTPRATPTSAPPSKSRHHEMPREYNEDEDPAARRRKKKSYYAKLRQQEIERERELAEKYRDRAKERRDGVNKDYEETELISTTANYRAVGPTAEADKSAAEKRRQLIQESKFLGGDMEHTHLVKGLDFALLQKVRAEIASKEKEEEELMEKPQKETKKDEDPENKIEFKTRLGRNVYRILFKTKAYERNELYLPGRMAYVVDLDDEYADTDIPTTLIRSKADCPTMEAQTTLTTNDIVISKLTQILSYLRQGTRNKKLKKKDKGKLDEKKPPEADMNIFEDIGDYVPTAAKVPREKDRERYRERDRERERERDRERERERERERDREREREREREEEKKRHSYFEKPKVDDEPLDIDKGPGSAKELIKSINEKFAGAAGWEGAESLKKPEDKKQLGDFFGMSNSYAECYPATMDDMAVDSDEEVDYSKMDQGNKKGPLGRWDFDTQEEYSEYMNNKEALPKAAFQYGIKMSEGRKTRRFKETNDKAELDRQWKKISAIIEKRKKLEADGVEVKRPKY